AGACCCGCGTGTGACGCTGATCGACGATACATATTACATCCAGTACAGCGCAGCTTCGCAGCTTGGCATTGGAGTGGGCCTCATTACTACAGAGGACTTTCAGACATATGAACGTCATGGTTTAATGCTTCATCCTGAAAATAAAGACGCAGCGATTTTTCCTGAAAAAATTAACGGAAAGTATTACACGCTTCATCGTCCGGTTCCAAAAGGAATTGGAAGTCCGGAAATCTGGATTGCCGAATCCAGGGATTTAATTCATTGGGGCAATCACCAGCACTTACTCGGCTTGAGTGAAGATGGATGGGACAGCGGACGAATTGGAGGCGGAGCCGTTCCTTTTAAAACAGAGGAAGGCTGGCTTGAAGTCTACCATGCTGCTGATAAAAACGACCGTTACTGTTTAGGAGCTTTACTTCTGGATTTAAATGATCCTTCTAAAGTACTGGCGAAAACTTTCGAGCCAATTTTAGTTCCAGAAGCTGATTATGAAGTAAACGGCTTTTTTAATCAAGTAGTTTTCACGTGTGGCGTCACGTTACAAAATCGTAACGTTCGCGTTTATTATGGAGTAGCTGATACGTCGATGGCCGCAGCTGATATGAGCATTGATGACATTTTAGCGAAGCTGACTTACTTAAAAGTGCCTGAAGGCGGGGCGGTGGAATGACCTATACAGTTCAATCATTGCTTAAGGATTATCAAAAGCAGGGAGGAGTGAAACAGGCGAAAAAGCTTACATTCGCTGGTGTTGGTGACAGAGATGTTTACAACATTACAGCTCCTTTTATTGATGAAGGAGAACGTGTCATT
This window of the Halobacillus sp. Marseille-Q1614 genome carries:
- a CDS encoding glycoside hydrolase family 130 protein — translated: MNVTRLKTNPLITPDDVTPYHDNHEVIGVFNAGVAEYQGETLLLLRVAERPISDNPDIVNAPIIDFSSGNRNLKIIELNKQDSKYDFSDPRTIRYQENGATAYLTSLSYIRLARSKDGEEFTIDSEPFIYPETKHETWGVEDPRVTLIDDTYYIQYSAASQLGIGVGLITTEDFQTYERHGLMLHPENKDAAIFPEKINGKYYTLHRPVPKGIGSPEIWIAESRDLIHWGNHQHLLGLSEDGWDSGRIGGGAVPFKTEEGWLEVYHAADKNDRYCLGALLLDLNDPSKVLAKTFEPILVPEADYEVNGFFNQVVFTCGVTLQNRNVRVYYGVADTSMAAADMSIDDILAKLTYLKVPEGGAVE